The Alkalihalobacillus sp. LMS6 genomic interval CCTATGTGGGAACAGAACATATTTTACTAGGATTAATTCGTGAAGGTGAAGGCGTCGCGGCTCGTGTGCTAAATAATTTAGGCGTGAGTCTAAATAAAGCGAGACAACAAGTATTACAACTGCTTGGAAGCAATGAAGGTGGTAGCTCTGCGCAAGCTGGCGGTTCAACAGCGAATGCAAATACGCCTACACTTGATAGCTTAGCCAGAGATTTAACAGCGATTGCTCGAGAAGAAACCCTCGATCCTGTTATAGGGCGTAGTAAAGAGATTGAGCGTGTTATACAAGTGTTAAGCAGACGTACAAAGAATAACCCTGTACTTATCGGTGAACCAGGTGTCGGTAAAACGGCGATAGCAGAAGGATTGGCTCAAAGTATCATTGCGAATGAAGTTCCAGAAACGCTTCGCAATAAGCGTGTGATGACATTAGACATGGGTACGGTTGTAGCAGGTACGAAATACCGTGGTGAGTTTGAAGATCGTTTGAAAAAAGTGATGGATGAAATTCGTCAAGCTGGAAATGTCATTCTGTTCATTGATGAGCTACACACATTAATTGGTGCAGGTGGTGCTGAAGGTGCAATTGATGCATCTAACATCTTGAAACCTTCATTGGCTCGTGGTGAGCTACAATGTATTGGGGCAACCACTCTTGATGAGTACCGGAAGTATATCGAAAAAGATGCGGCACTAGAACGTCGTTTCCAACCGATCCAGGTTGATGAGCCAACCCTTGATCAATCGGTTCAAATTTTATTTGGCTTACGTGATCGCTATGAAGCGCATCATCGGGTAACGATTACAGACGATGCAGTAGAAGAAGCCGTAAAACTTTCAGATCGCTATATCTCAGATCGCTTCTTACCAGATAAAGCGATTGATTTAATTGATGAGGCTGCTTCAAAAGTACGCTTACGTTCTTATACAGCCCCACCAAACTTAAAAGAACTTGAAGCGAAGTTAGAAGAAACACGGAAAGAAAAAGATGCTTCTGTGCAAAGCCAAGAGTTCGAAAAAGCTGCTTCTTTACGTGATTCTGAACAGCGTTTACGTGAAGAGCTAGAAGAAATGAAAAATGAATGGAAGAAAAAGCAAGGTCAAGAGAATACAGAAGTGGTTGTAGAAGACATTGCCCAAGTTGTAGCAAGTTGGACCGGAATTCCTGTTTCAAAGCTAGCTGAAGAAGAAACAGATCGTCTCTTAAAAATGGAAAGCATTTTGCATGATCGGATTGTTGGTCAAGAAGAAGCAGTTAAATCCATTTCAAAAGCCGTTCGTCGTGCAAGAGCAGGGCTTAAAGACCCGAAACGTCCAATTGGTTCATTTATTTTCCTTGGTCCAACAGGTGTCGGTAAGACAGAACTTGCTCGTGCAGTTGCCGAGACATTGTTTGGTGATGAAGACTCTGTTATTCGAATTGATATGTCTGAGTATATGGAGAAACATGCGACGAGTCGTCTTGTCGGTTCACCTCCAGGTTATGTAGGTCATGAGGAAGGCGGCCAATTAACGGAAAAAATTCGCCGTAAGCCGTACTCTGTTATTTTATTAGATGAAATTGAGAAAGCTCACCCAGACGTCTTTAACATTTTGTTACAAGTGTTAGAGGACGGTCGCTTAACGGATTCAAAAGGCCGTACCGTTGATTTCCGCAACACGGCGGTTATTATGACATCAAACGTTGGAGCATCTCAGTTAAAGCGTAATAAGTATCTTGGGTTCTCTACAGAGACAGAAGGTCAAGAATACAAAGATATGAAAGATCGCGTCATGTCTGAGCTGAAGAATAGCTTTAGACCAGAGTTTTTAAACCGTATTGATGAGATTGTAGTCTTCCATGCACTTGAGAAAAAGCATGTTCGAGAAATCATTACCATGATGGCTGATCAGCTGAAGAATCGATTATCTGAACAAGGAATTGACTTTGAACTGACGGAAGAAGCGAAAGACAAAATCACAGATGCAGGCTACGATCCAGAGTATGGTGCTCGTCCGTTGCGTCGTGCATTGCAAAAAGAAGTTGAAGATCGCTTGTCTGAAGAACTGTTAAAAGGAACGATTGTCAAAGGACAAAAAGCAGTCATATTTGTTAAAGACGGCCAGTTGACTGTTGAGGCAAAAGAAGAAACAAGTGTATAAGAACGAACAACCGGAGGAGACGATCCTCCGGTTTTTTTAAAAATCAAGCGTTTTTTCCTTGTTTTTGATACACTTGGCATAGTGGAAAGTAACGGAGGAATGAACGATGGCAAAAGCAAAAACGAAATTTGTCTGTCAAGAGTGCGGATATGAATCAGCGAAATGGATGGGCAAGTGTCCAGGGTGCCAAAGCTGGAATACATTAGTGGAAGAAAAAGCTGTTCAAGAAAAGCAACGATCAAGAAGTTTTGTCACATCAGGTGCAACCATTCATAAAGCCCAACCGATAACAAGCGTAGTAAGTGAGAAGGAACCACGTGTAAGTACGACGATGACGGAGTTGAATCGTGTGCTAGGTGGGGGAATTGTCCCAGGTTCACTTGTCTTGGTAGGAGGCGATCCGGGAATCGGAAAATCAACACTTTTATTGCAATTATCTGCGAAGTTAGCAAAAACAAAAGAGCGGGTACTTTATATTTCAGGAGAAGAGTCTGTAAAGCAGACGAAGCTGAGAGCGGATCGACTAGAGCTCTCGTCAGAAGATCTTTACGTACTTGCGGAAACAGATGTATCGCTCATTGAACAAGCGATCGATCAAGTACAGCCTTCTTTAGTAATCATTGATTCTATTCAAACCGTCTATCAAGAAGAGTTGACTTCAGCACCTGGAAGTGTTGCTCAAGTTCGAGAGTGCACAGCTACGTTCATGCGCATTGCAAAAACGAGAGGTACGGCTGTTTTTATTGTTGGTCACGTAACGAAGCAAGGCTCCATTGCAGGGCCTAAAATGCTCGAACATATGGTTGATTCCGTATTGTACTTTGAAGGGGAGCGCCATCATACGTATAGAATTCTTCGAGCGGTAAAAAACCGTTTTGGTTCAACGAATGAAATGGGTATTTTTGAAATGAAGGAATTAGGTCTAGAAGAAGTGCTAAATCCATCAGAAATCTTTCTGGAGGAGCGTTCACAAGGTGCTGCAGGTTCAGTGGTTGTGGCTTCAATGGAAGGGACAAGACCTGTTCTCGTGGAGTTACAGGCATTAATTTCACCTATGGGATTCGGAAATCCGAGACGAATGGCTACTGGATTGGATCATAATCGTGTGTCACTGTTAATGGCGGTCTTAGAAAAAAGAATTGGCATGCTGTTACAAAATCAAGATGCGTATTTAAAAGTGGCTGGAGGTGTGAAGCTGGATGAGCCGGCCGTTGATTTAGCCATTGCACTAAGTATTGCCTCTAGCTTTCGGAATCAACCAACAGAGCCAATGGATGTTGCAATTGGAGAAGTAGGTTTAACAGGTGAAATTAGACGGGTATCTAGAATAGAACAGAGAGTAAATGAAGCGGCGAAGCTAGGCTTTAAGCGCGTTATTATACCAGAGAAGAACTTAGGTGGTTGGACGACGCCTGAGGGTATTGAAGTAGTAAGCGTGCCGACGCTTGATAAAGCACTCGATGTTGCTTTAGGGAGGTAGTAGGAAATGGAAGAGAGAAATCGAACAACTTTTATCCAAAATATCTTAAAATTAGTAGCGCCTGGTACACCTTTGCGGGCGGGGATTGATAACGTGTTGCGTGCAAATACCGGTGGTCTAATTGTTTTAGGTTATAACAATGAAATGATGAACATTGTAGATGGTGGTTTCTTTATAAACAGTGATTTTTCCCCGGCATATTTGTATGAGTTAGCAAAGATGGACGGTGCAATCATTTTAAGTGAAGACGGAAAGCGTATTTTATATGCGAACACTCAACTTGTCCCTAATAACAATATTACATCGAGTGAAACAGGCATTCGACATCGATCTGCGGAACGGGTGGCAAAACAAACTGGGAACTTAACGATCTCGATTTCACAAAGACGAAACGTCATTACTCTTTATCAGGGGGAGCATCGTTATGCATTAAAGGATATTGGCGTTATTTTAACTAAAGCCAACCAAGCGATTCAAACCCTTGAAAAATATCGTTCTGTACTAGACCAGAGCATTACGAATTTAGGTGCTATGGAGTTTGAACAGCTTGTCACGTATAGCGATGTTGTGCAGGTTATCCATAGAGTACAGATGGTATTAAGAATTAAGCAGGAAATTCAAAACTTTATATTGGAACTTGGAGATGAAGGACGTTTAATTACGATGCAGTTACGGGAGCTTGTCTCTAATACGGAGCAAGAAGCGATCCATCTGTTAAAAGATTATTCGAAAGATCGTCATCAAGACGTGACGAAAACGTTAGCTGAATTGACGAACCTTTTAAATGAAGATTTATTAGACGAGCAGGCGATTGTGAAAGCACTAGGATTTGGACGTTCCACCAATTTCCTTGATCAACCTGCCTCTCCTCGCGGCTATCGAATTCTTCATCGCATCCCTAGACTTCCATCTCAAATTATTGAGAACGTCATTAATGAATACGGGCATTTATCAAGCGTCATGGTTGCAACTGTCGAACAACTAGATGAAGTAGACGGAATTGGAGAGGCTCGTGCCAAAATGATAAAAAACGGCTTAAGTCGGATACAAGAACAATTGTTTGTAGACCGACACATTTAAAAAAGAAGGGCGATTCCCCTTCTTTTTGTGTCTAAATTGAAACGTTAATCTTGTAGAATTCAATATTTCATGTTTTTTTGTGGGAAATCCAGTTTGCTAGGTTTGAGAGTTGTATACTTGTCTATAATAGCTACAAGGAGGTGTATACATGCATGCTTAAATGGATTATTCAGATCTTTTTTATATTGGCCGGAGCCACATTAGGTGTTTTGTTTGTTCCAGAATTGATTGATGCGACAGGTTATGATGTACCCGCTTGGTTAGATACCCCATATACAGGAGCGACCATTGGTGCACTACTATTTTTTATCGTATCGTTGTTTATAGCACGTTATATTGTTAATTTTTTCAAAATGGTCGAAGAAACGATTGTGAAAGCACCCATAGCGGATGTTTTAACGGGTTCAATCGGTCTTATCGTCGGGTTAATTGTCGGTTACTTAGCAGGTACGCCATTAAATTTATTTGATTTACCTGTTATTAGCAACATTTTGCCGAGTTTCATTACGATTTTAGTGGGTTATCTTGGGTTCCAAATTGGATTTAAAAAACGTGATGAGATGGTGCAAT includes:
- the clpC gene encoding ATP-dependent protease ATP-binding subunit ClpC, with product MMFGRFSERAQKVLALSQEEAIRLSHHNIGTEHILLGLIREGEGIAAKALQQLGLGSDKLQKEVEGLVGKGQEVQKSIHSTPHYTPRAKKVIELSMDEARKLGHSYVGTEHILLGLIREGEGVAARVLNNLGVSLNKARQQVLQLLGSNEGGSSAQAGGSTANANTPTLDSLARDLTAIAREETLDPVIGRSKEIERVIQVLSRRTKNNPVLIGEPGVGKTAIAEGLAQSIIANEVPETLRNKRVMTLDMGTVVAGTKYRGEFEDRLKKVMDEIRQAGNVILFIDELHTLIGAGGAEGAIDASNILKPSLARGELQCIGATTLDEYRKYIEKDAALERRFQPIQVDEPTLDQSVQILFGLRDRYEAHHRVTITDDAVEEAVKLSDRYISDRFLPDKAIDLIDEAASKVRLRSYTAPPNLKELEAKLEETRKEKDASVQSQEFEKAASLRDSEQRLREELEEMKNEWKKKQGQENTEVVVEDIAQVVASWTGIPVSKLAEEETDRLLKMESILHDRIVGQEEAVKSISKAVRRARAGLKDPKRPIGSFIFLGPTGVGKTELARAVAETLFGDEDSVIRIDMSEYMEKHATSRLVGSPPGYVGHEEGGQLTEKIRRKPYSVILLDEIEKAHPDVFNILLQVLEDGRLTDSKGRTVDFRNTAVIMTSNVGASQLKRNKYLGFSTETEGQEYKDMKDRVMSELKNSFRPEFLNRIDEIVVFHALEKKHVREIITMMADQLKNRLSEQGIDFELTEEAKDKITDAGYDPEYGARPLRRALQKEVEDRLSEELLKGTIVKGQKAVIFVKDGQLTVEAKEETSV
- the radA gene encoding DNA repair protein RadA — protein: MAKAKTKFVCQECGYESAKWMGKCPGCQSWNTLVEEKAVQEKQRSRSFVTSGATIHKAQPITSVVSEKEPRVSTTMTELNRVLGGGIVPGSLVLVGGDPGIGKSTLLLQLSAKLAKTKERVLYISGEESVKQTKLRADRLELSSEDLYVLAETDVSLIEQAIDQVQPSLVIIDSIQTVYQEELTSAPGSVAQVRECTATFMRIAKTRGTAVFIVGHVTKQGSIAGPKMLEHMVDSVLYFEGERHHTYRILRAVKNRFGSTNEMGIFEMKELGLEEVLNPSEIFLEERSQGAAGSVVVASMEGTRPVLVELQALISPMGFGNPRRMATGLDHNRVSLLMAVLEKRIGMLLQNQDAYLKVAGGVKLDEPAVDLAIALSIASSFRNQPTEPMDVAIGEVGLTGEIRRVSRIEQRVNEAAKLGFKRVIIPEKNLGGWTTPEGIEVVSVPTLDKALDVALGR
- the disA gene encoding DNA integrity scanning diadenylate cyclase DisA, with translation MEERNRTTFIQNILKLVAPGTPLRAGIDNVLRANTGGLIVLGYNNEMMNIVDGGFFINSDFSPAYLYELAKMDGAIILSEDGKRILYANTQLVPNNNITSSETGIRHRSAERVAKQTGNLTISISQRRNVITLYQGEHRYALKDIGVILTKANQAIQTLEKYRSVLDQSITNLGAMEFEQLVTYSDVVQVIHRVQMVLRIKQEIQNFILELGDEGRLITMQLRELVSNTEQEAIHLLKDYSKDRHQDVTKTLAELTNLLNEDLLDEQAIVKALGFGRSTNFLDQPASPRGYRILHRIPRLPSQIIENVINEYGHLSSVMVATVEQLDEVDGIGEARAKMIKNGLSRIQEQLFVDRHI